In one Balaenoptera musculus isolate JJ_BM4_2016_0621 chromosome 2, mBalMus1.pri.v3, whole genome shotgun sequence genomic region, the following are encoded:
- the MCEE gene encoding methylmalonyl-CoA epimerase, mitochondrial isoform X1, translated as MARVLKAATASAVGLFPRLQTPVPTVRTFSMSLSSHQVAGPVWNLGRLNHVAVAVPDLEKAKAFYKNVLGAQVGETVPLPEHGVSVVFVNLGNTKMELLHPLGNDSPIAGFLQKNKAGGMHHICIESRMMIFQDRGELLFHQVDNINAAVMNLKEKKIRILSEEAKIGAHGKPVIFLHPKDCGGVLVELEQV; from the exons ATGGCGCGTGTGCTGAAGGCGGCGACTGCGAGCGCCGTAG GGCTTTTTCCCAGACTTCAAACTCCAGTTCCAACAGTAAGAACTTTTTCCATGTCCCTGTCCTCGCATCAAGTGGCTGGTCCTGTATGGAACCTCGGTCGACTCAATCATGTCGCAGTAGCAGTGCCAGACTTGGAAAAGGCCAAGGCATTTTATAAGAACGTTCTCGGGGCCCAGGTAGGTGAGACGGTCCCTCTTCCTGAGCATGGAGTATCCGTTGTTTTTGTCAACCTGGGAAATACCAAGATGGAGCTGCTTCATCCACTGGGAAATGACAGTCCAATTGCAGGTTTTCTGCAGAAAAACAAGGCTGGAGGAATGCATCACATCTGCATTgag TCTAGGATGATGATTTTCCAAGACAGAGGAGAATTACTCTTCCATCAG gTGGATAATATAAATGCAGCTGTGatgaatttgaaagaaaagaagattcGTATTCTAAGTGAAGAGGCCAAAATAGGAGCACATGGAAAACCTGTGATTTTTCTCCATCCTAAAGACTGTGGTGGAGTCCTTGTGGAATTGGAGCAAGTGTGA
- the MCEE gene encoding methylmalonyl-CoA epimerase, mitochondrial isoform X2, whose translation MARVLKAATASAVGLFPRLQTPVPTVRTFSMSLSSHQVAGPVWNLGRLNHVAVAVPDLEKAKAFYKNVLGAQVGETVPLPEHGVSVVFVNLGNTKMELLHPLGNDSPIAGFLQKNKAGGMHHICIEVDNINAAVMNLKEKKIRILSEEAKIGAHGKPVIFLHPKDCGGVLVELEQV comes from the exons ATGGCGCGTGTGCTGAAGGCGGCGACTGCGAGCGCCGTAG GGCTTTTTCCCAGACTTCAAACTCCAGTTCCAACAGTAAGAACTTTTTCCATGTCCCTGTCCTCGCATCAAGTGGCTGGTCCTGTATGGAACCTCGGTCGACTCAATCATGTCGCAGTAGCAGTGCCAGACTTGGAAAAGGCCAAGGCATTTTATAAGAACGTTCTCGGGGCCCAGGTAGGTGAGACGGTCCCTCTTCCTGAGCATGGAGTATCCGTTGTTTTTGTCAACCTGGGAAATACCAAGATGGAGCTGCTTCATCCACTGGGAAATGACAGTCCAATTGCAGGTTTTCTGCAGAAAAACAAGGCTGGAGGAATGCATCACATCTGCATTgag gTGGATAATATAAATGCAGCTGTGatgaatttgaaagaaaagaagattcGTATTCTAAGTGAAGAGGCCAAAATAGGAGCACATGGAAAACCTGTGATTTTTCTCCATCCTAAAGACTGTGGTGGAGTCCTTGTGGAATTGGAGCAAGTGTGA
- the LOC118890769 gene encoding dynein light chain roadblock-type 1, whose translation MAEVEETLKRLQSQKGVQGIIVVNTEGIPIKSTMDNPTTTQYANLMHNFILKARSTVREIDPQNDLTFLRIRSKKNEIMVAPDKDYFLIVIQNPTE comes from the coding sequence ATGGCAGAGGTGGAGGAGACACTGAAGCGACTTCAGAGCCAGAAGGGCGTGCAGGGAATCATCGTGGTGAACACAGAAGGCATTCCCATCAAGAGCACCATGGACAATCCCACCACCACACAGTACGCCAACCTCATGCACAACTTCATCTTGAAGGCCCGGAGCACCGTGCGTGAAATTGACCCCCAGAATGACCTCACCTTCCTTCGAATTCgctccaagaaaaatgaaattatggtTGCACCAGATAAAGACTATTTCCTGATTGTGATTCAGAATCCAACCGAATAA